A single region of the Pseudomonas sp. VD-NE ins genome encodes:
- a CDS encoding Rnf-Nqr domain containing protein, with the protein MTELVLTLISAALLNNFVLHWPLGVDPLLAGSRRQVHALGLATLCLMLVVGVFSYVIWHWLLMPLQLEALRLFVFLPMSVLLIAPLLKQLARWLPNLPFEGLWPLLLGNAGVLGLALTNAQNDQGLPQAIALSLGAGLGFWLVLSLFQDLRERTADNDIPLPFRGLPIDLISAGLIAVIFLGFSGLIKT; encoded by the coding sequence ATGACCGAACTCGTGCTTACGCTGATCAGTGCCGCCCTGCTCAACAACTTCGTGTTGCACTGGCCGCTGGGCGTCGATCCGCTGCTGGCCGGCAGTCGCCGTCAGGTGCATGCGTTGGGGCTGGCGACGTTATGCCTGATGCTGGTTGTCGGTGTATTCAGTTACGTCATCTGGCATTGGCTACTGATGCCGCTTCAACTGGAAGCGCTACGGTTGTTCGTATTTCTGCCGATGAGCGTTTTGCTGATCGCGCCGCTGCTGAAGCAGTTGGCACGCTGGTTGCCGAATCTACCCTTCGAAGGTCTATGGCCATTGCTGCTGGGCAATGCCGGTGTACTGGGGCTGGCGCTGACCAACGCGCAAAACGATCAAGGCCTACCGCAGGCGATAGCGCTGAGCCTCGGTGCCGGGTTGGGTTTCTGGTTGGTACTGAGCCTGTTCCAGGATTTGCGTGAACGTACGGCCGACAACGATATTCCCCTGCCCTTTCGTGGCTTGCCGATCGATTTGATCAGCGCCGGACTGATCGCAGTGATTTTTCTCGGATTCAGTGGACTGATCAAAACATGA
- a CDS encoding RnfABCDGE type electron transport complex subunit G encodes MNRTGSALIVLMLVVIGIGATYVLQRINAPQIAAEQRLIESRKLLDLLPFEAYDNQPLEQPLALADTALNHSILTGGYRATRDGQPVAILLRSQTQGYAGAIELLIAIDANGKLSGVKTLQQTETPALGGHLGDWPNTWLQTFIGKSSNEPSDAGWALKKDQGQFDQMAGATITSRAAISAIHDALRYFDEHRAALLGSGT; translated from the coding sequence ATGAACCGCACGGGCAGCGCGCTGATTGTGTTGATGCTGGTGGTCATCGGCATCGGTGCGACCTACGTCTTACAGCGCATTAACGCACCGCAGATTGCCGCCGAACAACGCTTGATCGAAAGCCGCAAATTGCTCGACCTGCTCCCGTTCGAGGCCTACGACAATCAACCGCTGGAACAGCCTTTGGCCTTGGCAGACACAGCCTTGAACCACAGCATCTTGACCGGCGGTTATCGCGCGACCCGAGATGGCCAGCCCGTAGCGATATTGCTGCGCAGTCAGACTCAGGGTTATGCCGGCGCCATCGAACTGTTGATCGCCATTGATGCCAACGGCAAATTGTCGGGTGTGAAGACTCTCCAACAGACCGAAACTCCAGCGCTGGGCGGGCATCTGGGCGACTGGCCAAATACCTGGCTACAGACATTCATCGGCAAATCGAGCAATGAGCCGAGCGATGCGGGCTGGGCGCTGAAAAAGGATCAGGGCCAATTTGATCAAATGGCCGGTGCGACCATCACTTCCCGCGCAGCCATCAGCGCGATCCATGATGCCCTGCGTTACTTCGATGAACATCGTGCGGCATTGTTGGGGAGCGGAACATGA
- a CDS encoding HugZ family protein translates to MSVEVAKNARELLLKEYRGVLSTHSKSMPGFPFGSVVPYCLDEQGRPLILISRIAQHTHNLQKDPKCSLLVGEREADDVQAVGRLTYLAEAQKLEDAAAIEAAAERYYRYFPDSQNYHKAHDFDFWVLTPVRHRYIGGFGAIHWVDQLTLANPFAGKAEISMVEHMNSDHAKAIAHYVDLAGLPKTAPAQLAGIDTEGMHLRIGQALYWLPFQAPCHTPTQVREALVSLAHAQVWPKNAVVDA, encoded by the coding sequence TTGAGCGTTGAAGTGGCCAAGAATGCCCGAGAATTGCTTCTCAAGGAATACCGTGGAGTGCTGTCGACCCACTCCAAATCGATGCCCGGTTTTCCCTTTGGCTCTGTGGTGCCGTACTGCCTGGACGAGCAGGGCCGGCCGCTGATCCTGATCAGCCGCATCGCCCAGCATACCCACAACCTGCAAAAAGACCCGAAATGCTCGCTGCTCGTCGGTGAGCGCGAGGCCGATGATGTGCAAGCCGTTGGTCGCCTGACCTATCTGGCCGAAGCGCAAAAGCTTGAAGACGCTGCTGCGATAGAAGCTGCCGCCGAGCGTTACTACCGTTATTTCCCGGATTCGCAGAATTACCACAAGGCCCACGATTTCGATTTCTGGGTGCTGACCCCGGTGCGTCACCGCTACATCGGCGGTTTCGGCGCGATCCACTGGGTTGATCAACTGACCCTGGCCAACCCGTTCGCCGGCAAGGCTGAAATCAGCATGGTCGAGCACATGAACAGCGACCACGCCAAAGCCATCGCGCACTACGTCGACCTCGCCGGTCTGCCGAAAACCGCGCCGGCGCAACTGGCCGGGATCGACACCGAAGGCATGCACCTGCGCATCGGTCAGGCGCTGTACTGGTTGCCGTTTCAAGCCCCTTGTCATACGCCGACACAAGTGCGCGAAGCCTTGGTTTCATTGGCTCACGCGCAGGTCTGGCCAAAAAATGCAGTGGTCGACGCTTGA
- the rsxB gene encoding electron transport complex subunit RsxB: MSLIQRIDALLPQTQCGKCGHPGCKPYAQGIAEGEPINKCPPGGDETIAALAELLKVPVLELDISRGSAPPQVAFIREAECIGCTKCIQACPIDAIVGAAKLMHTVIIDECTGCDLCVAPCPVDCIEMHPLPPSTLPVVGGLAFSLEEQRARAAKRDHARQRFERRNERLQREEQQKQAEREARAKRAAQPEVTATDPVQAALERVRAQKAATADAALKKAKIDVAMSRAQLHKSLKAFGHPPTFEQQTQLIVLQQQFEAAEQALAKLDSSPAPAPIVPAPAKDTDLKRAKIQLAMRRAELKKAQTAEAAPEQIATLEQALRDAEQALHAAEATSDQPLPDLVRVEKRPIDSQLRQLKTELAYARADLNKLERRADTPTETLAKARARLQDAERQVQDHVAP; this comes from the coding sequence ATGAGTCTGATTCAACGCATCGACGCCCTCCTGCCGCAGACCCAGTGCGGCAAGTGCGGCCACCCCGGATGCAAACCGTATGCACAAGGCATCGCCGAGGGCGAGCCGATCAACAAGTGTCCGCCGGGCGGTGACGAAACCATCGCCGCGCTGGCTGAACTGTTGAAAGTGCCGGTGCTGGAGCTGGATATCAGCCGCGGTTCGGCACCGCCGCAAGTGGCGTTCATCCGTGAAGCCGAATGCATTGGCTGCACCAAGTGCATTCAGGCCTGCCCGATCGACGCGATTGTCGGTGCGGCGAAACTGATGCACACCGTCATCATCGACGAATGCACCGGTTGCGATTTGTGTGTCGCACCGTGTCCGGTGGACTGCATCGAAATGCACCCACTGCCGCCGAGCACATTGCCGGTCGTCGGCGGCCTCGCATTCAGTCTCGAAGAGCAACGCGCACGCGCGGCCAAACGCGATCACGCGCGTCAACGTTTCGAGCGCCGAAACGAGCGCTTGCAACGCGAAGAACAACAGAAACAGGCTGAACGTGAAGCCCGGGCGAAACGGGCGGCGCAACCTGAAGTGACCGCCACCGATCCTGTGCAGGCGGCGCTGGAACGGGTGCGTGCGCAGAAAGCGGCGACCGCAGACGCGGCACTGAAGAAAGCCAAGATCGATGTGGCGATGAGCCGTGCACAATTGCATAAATCATTGAAAGCCTTCGGCCATCCACCGACCTTCGAGCAGCAGACGCAACTGATCGTATTGCAGCAGCAGTTCGAAGCGGCTGAACAGGCGTTGGCAAAGCTCGATAGCAGCCCGGCGCCAGCACCCATCGTGCCCGCCCCCGCCAAAGACACCGATCTGAAACGGGCAAAGATCCAGTTGGCCATGCGCCGCGCCGAACTGAAAAAAGCCCAGACCGCCGAAGCGGCGCCCGAGCAGATCGCAACGCTGGAACAGGCATTGCGCGATGCCGAACAGGCCCTGCACGCCGCCGAAGCCACCAGCGATCAGCCGTTACCTGACTTGGTGCGCGTCGAAAAACGCCCGATCGACAGCCAGCTTCGCCAGTTGAAAACCGAATTGGCCTACGCCCGCGCGGACCTCAATAAACTCGAACGGCGCGCCGACACGCCCACTGAAACCCTCGCCAAGGCCCGCGCCCGCCTGCAAGACGCCGAGCGCCAGGTGCAAGATCATGTCGCCCCTTGA
- a CDS encoding FxsA family protein, whose protein sequence is MRPFLLLFLLFPVLELFVFVKVAGAIGFFPALLLIILGSMFGVFVLRVAGLATALRARESLNRGELPAQTMLEGLMLALAGGLLILPGFISDVVGLVMLLPFTRRLLANKMRQRAEEQAMRQRAFADDLQPRGGPAPRQPLGREGDVIEGEFEHRDSK, encoded by the coding sequence ATGCGCCCTTTTCTGTTGCTCTTTCTGCTGTTTCCGGTGCTGGAGCTGTTCGTATTCGTCAAAGTGGCAGGGGCTATCGGGTTTTTCCCGGCCCTGCTGCTGATCATTCTCGGCTCGATGTTCGGTGTGTTTGTGCTGCGCGTCGCCGGTCTGGCCACTGCATTGCGTGCCCGTGAAAGCCTGAACCGCGGCGAACTGCCCGCACAAACCATGCTGGAAGGTTTGATGCTGGCATTGGCCGGTGGCCTGTTGATCCTGCCGGGCTTCATCAGCGACGTGGTCGGTCTGGTCATGCTGCTGCCGTTCACGCGTCGGCTGCTGGCGAACAAGATGCGCCAACGCGCCGAAGAACAGGCCATGCGCCAGCGTGCGTTTGCCGATGATCTGCAACCCCGTGGCGGTCCTGCACCGCGCCAGCCCTTGGGCCGTGAGGGTGATGTGATCGAAGGCGAGTTCGAACATCGCGACTCCAAGTAA
- a CDS encoding RnfABCDGE type electron transport complex subunit D — translation MSPLETPDNRLQQAMKLVLLAALPGLLTLFWLYGWGVLINLLLAIVTALMVEASVLRLRRQPLRPTLSDGSALVSATLLAAALPPYCPWWLTVTAIASGLLFGKHVYGGVGRNPFNPAMLGFALAMVMFPQPMTHWPAHGLDLSATFQQVFGAGQPPDAWAQATVLDSLRINKSLTMDELFASNPAFGRFGGHGVEWANLAFLVGGLFLLQRRVFAWHAPVGMLASLFVISLLCWKGSGSDSHGSPLFHLLSGATMLGAFFIITEPVSGAKSAFARLLFGVGVGLLTYLIRTWGGYPDGVAFAVLLMNLCVPALERFTAGRQVEVMP, via the coding sequence ATGTCGCCCCTTGAAACACCGGACAATCGCCTGCAACAGGCGATGAAACTGGTGCTGCTCGCCGCCTTGCCGGGGCTGCTGACACTGTTCTGGTTGTACGGCTGGGGCGTGTTGATCAATCTGCTACTGGCGATCGTTACCGCGCTGATGGTCGAAGCCAGCGTCCTCCGCCTGCGTCGACAGCCACTGCGACCAACGCTGAGCGATGGCAGTGCGCTGGTCAGCGCGACTTTGCTGGCCGCCGCCCTGCCACCTTATTGCCCGTGGTGGCTGACGGTGACGGCGATCGCTTCGGGACTGTTGTTCGGCAAACATGTATACGGCGGCGTCGGTAGAAATCCGTTCAACCCGGCGATGCTCGGGTTTGCCTTGGCCATGGTGATGTTCCCGCAACCAATGACCCATTGGCCGGCCCATGGCCTGGATCTGTCGGCAACGTTTCAACAGGTCTTCGGCGCAGGCCAGCCGCCGGACGCCTGGGCACAGGCCACGGTGCTGGACAGCCTGCGTATCAACAAAAGCCTGACCATGGACGAATTGTTCGCCAGCAATCCGGCCTTCGGTCGTTTTGGCGGGCACGGTGTGGAATGGGCCAATCTGGCATTTCTTGTCGGCGGGTTATTTTTACTGCAACGCCGCGTCTTCGCTTGGCATGCACCGGTGGGCATGCTCGCCAGTCTGTTTGTCATCAGCCTGCTGTGCTGGAAGGGTTCCGGGTCGGACTCGCATGGGTCACCGCTGTTTCACCTGCTCAGTGGCGCGACGATGCTCGGCGCGTTTTTCATCATCACTGAACCGGTCTCTGGCGCTAAAAGCGCGTTTGCCCGTCTGTTGTTCGGCGTCGGCGTCGGGTTGCTGACTTATTTGATTCGCACCTGGGGTGGGTATCCGGATGGCGTGGCGTTTGCGGTGCTGCTGATGAACCTTTGCGTGCCGGCGCTGGAGCGATTTACCGCAGGCCGTCAGGTTGAGGTGATGCCATGA
- a CDS encoding SDR family oxidoreductase: MQLNDKVIIITGGCQGLGRSMAEYFASKGAKLALVDLNQEKLDDTVAACKAKGVEARSYLCNVANEEQVEHMVAQVAADFGAIHGLINNAGILRDGLLLKVKDGEMTKMSLAQWQAVIDVNLTGVFLCTREVAAKMVELKTSGAIINISSISRAGNVGQTNYSAAKAGVAAATVTWAKELARYGIRVAGIAPGFIETEMTLGMKPEALEKMTSGIPLKRMGKPEEIAHSAAYIFENNYYTGRILEMDGGLRI, encoded by the coding sequence ATGCAACTCAACGACAAAGTAATCATTATCACTGGCGGTTGCCAGGGTTTGGGCCGCTCGATGGCCGAGTATTTCGCCAGCAAAGGCGCGAAGCTCGCGCTGGTCGACCTCAATCAGGAAAAGCTCGACGACACGGTCGCGGCCTGCAAGGCCAAAGGCGTCGAGGCGCGCAGCTATCTGTGCAACGTCGCCAATGAAGAGCAGGTCGAGCACATGGTCGCCCAGGTCGCCGCCGATTTCGGCGCGATCCACGGTTTGATCAACAACGCCGGGATCCTCCGTGATGGCCTGCTGTTGAAGGTCAAGGACGGCGAAATGACCAAGATGAGTCTGGCCCAATGGCAGGCCGTCATCGACGTCAACCTGACCGGCGTGTTCCTCTGCACCCGTGAAGTGGCGGCGAAAATGGTCGAGCTGAAGACCAGCGGCGCGATCATCAACATTTCGTCGATCTCGCGTGCCGGCAACGTTGGCCAGACCAACTATTCGGCAGCCAAGGCCGGTGTTGCTGCAGCGACAGTGACCTGGGCCAAAGAGCTGGCGCGTTACGGCATTCGTGTCGCGGGGATTGCGCCGGGCTTCATCGAGACCGAGATGACCCTGGGCATGAAACCGGAAGCGCTGGAGAAGATGACCTCGGGTATTCCGCTCAAGCGCATGGGCAAGCCGGAAGAGATCGCCCATTCGGCGGCTTACATCTTCGAGAACAACTATTACACCGGGCGGATTCTGGAGATGGATGGCGGCTTGCGGATCTAA
- the groL gene encoding chaperonin GroEL (60 kDa chaperone family; promotes refolding of misfolded polypeptides especially under stressful conditions; forms two stacked rings of heptamers to form a barrel-shaped 14mer; ends can be capped by GroES; misfolded proteins enter the barrel where they are refolded when GroES binds): protein MAAKEVLFGDSARKKMLKGVNVLADAVKATLGPKGRNVIIEKSFGAPTITKDGVSVAKEIELEDRFENMGAQLVKDVASRANDDAGDGTTTATVLAQSIVNEGLKAVAAGMNPMDLKRGIDKATIAIVKELKNLSKPCADTKAIAQVGTISANSDSSIGDIIAEAMEKVGKEGVITVEEGTGLENELSVVEGMQFDRGYLSPYFVNKPETMVAELDSPLILLVDKKISNIREMLPVLEAVAKAGRPLLIVSEDVEGEALATLVVNNMRGIVKVAAVKAPGFGDRRKAMLQDIAVLTGGTVISEEIGLSLEAATLENLGSAKRVTISKENTIIVDGAGVEADIQARITQIRAQAAETSSDYDREKLQERLAKLSGGVAVIKVGAGSEVEMKEKKARVEDALHATRAAVEEGVVPGGGVALIRALQTLVDLKGDNADQDVGIAVLRRAVEAPLRQIAANSGDEPSVVVNEVKNGKGNFGYNAATGEYGDMIEMGILDPTKVTRSALQAASSIGGLILTTEAAVADAPKKDGAAGGGMPDMGGMGGMGGMM, encoded by the coding sequence ATGGCTGCTAAAGAAGTTCTGTTTGGCGATTCCGCCCGTAAAAAAATGCTCAAGGGCGTCAACGTCCTGGCTGACGCAGTAAAAGCGACCCTGGGCCCGAAAGGCCGTAACGTGATCATCGAGAAGAGCTTCGGCGCTCCGACCATCACCAAGGACGGCGTTTCCGTCGCCAAAGAAATCGAACTCGAAGACCGTTTCGAAAACATGGGCGCGCAGCTGGTCAAAGACGTTGCCTCCCGTGCCAACGATGACGCTGGTGACGGTACTACCACCGCTACCGTTCTGGCTCAGTCGATCGTCAACGAAGGCCTGAAAGCCGTCGCTGCCGGCATGAACCCGATGGACCTGAAGCGTGGTATCGACAAAGCGACCATCGCGATCGTCAAAGAGCTGAAGAACCTGTCCAAGCCATGCGCTGACACCAAGGCCATCGCTCAGGTAGGCACCATCTCTGCCAACTCCGACAGCTCCATCGGCGACATCATTGCCGAAGCCATGGAAAAAGTCGGCAAAGAAGGCGTGATCACCGTTGAAGAAGGCACTGGCCTGGAAAACGAACTGTCGGTTGTAGAAGGCATGCAGTTCGACCGTGGCTACCTGTCCCCGTACTTTGTCAACAAGCCAGAGACCATGGTTGCCGAGCTGGACAGCCCGCTGATCCTGCTGGTCGACAAAAAGATCTCGAACATCCGCGAAATGCTGCCAGTGCTGGAAGCCGTTGCCAAAGCCGGCCGTCCACTGCTGATCGTTTCCGAAGACGTTGAAGGCGAAGCCCTGGCGACTCTGGTTGTGAACAACATGCGTGGCATCGTTAAAGTCGCAGCCGTCAAGGCGCCAGGCTTCGGCGACCGTCGCAAGGCCATGCTGCAGGACATCGCCGTTCTGACCGGCGGCACCGTTATCTCCGAAGAGATCGGCCTGAGCCTGGAAGCCGCTACCCTGGAAAACCTCGGTAGCGCCAAGCGTGTGACCATCTCCAAGGAAAACACCATCATTGTTGACGGTGCTGGCGTAGAAGCTGATATCCAGGCGCGTATCACTCAGATCCGTGCCCAGGCAGCTGAAACTTCCTCGGACTACGACCGTGAAAAACTGCAAGAGCGTCTGGCCAAGCTGTCCGGCGGCGTTGCAGTGATCAAGGTTGGCGCTGGTTCCGAAGTTGAAATGAAAGAGAAGAAAGCCCGCGTTGAAGACGCCCTGCACGCAACCCGCGCAGCCGTTGAAGAAGGTGTGGTACCTGGCGGTGGCGTTGCGCTGATCCGCGCTCTGCAAACGCTGGTTGACCTGAAAGGCGACAACGCTGATCAGGACGTCGGTATCGCTGTTCTGCGCCGCGCTGTTGAAGCTCCGCTGCGTCAGATCGCTGCCAACAGCGGCGACGAGCCAAGTGTTGTGGTCAACGAAGTCAAGAACGGCAAAGGTAACTTCGGTTACAACGCTGCGACTGGCGAGTACGGCGACATGATCGAAATGGGCATCCTGGACCCAACCAAGGTGACTCGTTCCGCTCTGCAAGCTGCATCGTCGATCGGCGGTCTGATCCTGACCACCGAAGCAGCAGTAGCTGACGCGCCGAAGAAAGACGGCGCTGCTGGCGGCGGCATGCCAGACATGGGCGGCATGGGTGGCATGGGCGGCATGATGTAA
- the apbC gene encoding iron-sulfur cluster carrier protein ApbC produces the protein MSAVTRAAVEAVLSQYTDPYLNQDPVSAGCVKNIEIVGDRVNVQLEIGYAAGLFKSGWAQLLQLAIENLDGVTAAKVEINTVIAAHKAQAQIPGLANVKNVVAVASGKGGVGKSTTAANLALALAREGAKVGILDADIYGPSQGIMFGIPERTRPEVKDQKWFVPLKAHGVEVMSMAFLTDDNTPMVWRGPMVSGALLQLVTQTAWGDLDYLVIDMPPGTGDIQLTLAQKVPVAGAVIVTTPQDLALLDARKGVEMFRKVNIPVLGVVENMAVHICSNCGHAEHLFGEGGGEKLATQYGVELLASLPLSMLIREQADGGKPTVIAEPDSQIAMVYQELARHVGARIVLQEAATPAMPNITISDD, from the coding sequence ATGAGTGCCGTCACTCGCGCAGCGGTGGAAGCCGTCCTCAGCCAATACACCGACCCTTACCTGAACCAGGATCCGGTCAGCGCCGGTTGCGTGAAGAACATCGAGATCGTCGGTGATCGCGTCAACGTGCAGCTGGAAATCGGTTACGCCGCCGGTCTGTTCAAGAGCGGCTGGGCGCAACTGCTGCAACTGGCCATCGAAAACCTCGATGGCGTGACCGCGGCGAAAGTCGAGATCAACACCGTGATCGCCGCACACAAGGCGCAGGCGCAGATTCCGGGGCTGGCCAACGTCAAGAACGTGGTCGCCGTGGCTTCGGGCAAGGGCGGTGTGGGCAAGTCGACCACCGCCGCCAACCTCGCGCTGGCCCTGGCCCGCGAAGGCGCCAAGGTCGGTATTCTCGACGCCGATATCTACGGCCCGAGCCAAGGCATCATGTTCGGCATCCCCGAGCGCACCCGCCCGGAGGTCAAGGATCAGAAGTGGTTCGTGCCGCTCAAGGCGCACGGCGTAGAAGTCATGTCGATGGCGTTCCTGACCGACGACAACACGCCGATGGTCTGGCGCGGGCCGATGGTCTCGGGCGCCTTGCTGCAACTGGTCACGCAAACCGCGTGGGGCGATCTCGATTATCTGGTGATCGACATGCCGCCAGGCACTGGCGATATCCAGCTGACCCTGGCGCAGAAAGTCCCGGTGGCCGGCGCGGTGATCGTCACTACTCCGCAGGATCTCGCATTGCTCGACGCGCGCAAAGGCGTGGAAATGTTCCGCAAGGTCAACATTCCGGTGTTGGGCGTGGTGGAAAACATGGCCGTGCACATCTGCTCGAACTGCGGGCATGCCGAGCATCTGTTCGGTGAGGGCGGTGGTGAGAAACTCGCGACCCAATACGGCGTAGAGCTGCTGGCTTCGCTGCCGCTGTCGATGCTGATCCGCGAGCAGGCCGATGGCGGCAAGCCAACGGTGATCGCCGAGCCTGACAGCCAGATTGCCATGGTCTATCAGGAACTGGCCCGCCACGTCGGCGCGCGGATCGTGTTGCAGGAAGCGGCGACGCCAGCGATGCCGAACATCACCATCAGCGACGATTAA
- a CDS encoding co-chaperone GroES, with protein sequence MKLRPLHDRVVIRRSEEEKKTAGGIVLPGSAAEKANHGVILAVGPGKALENGEVRALSVKEGDKVVFGPYSGSNTVKVDGEDLLVMSENEILAVIEG encoded by the coding sequence ATGAAGCTTCGTCCTCTGCATGACCGCGTCGTAATCCGTCGCAGCGAAGAAGAAAAGAAAACCGCTGGCGGTATCGTCCTGCCAGGTTCGGCTGCTGAAAAAGCCAACCACGGTGTGATTCTCGCTGTAGGCCCGGGCAAAGCTCTGGAAAACGGCGAAGTGCGCGCACTGTCCGTTAAAGAAGGCGACAAGGTTGTGTTCGGTCCTTACTCCGGCAGCAACACTGTGAAAGTCGACGGCGAAGACCTGCTGGTAATGAGCGAGAACGAAATCCTCGCTGTTATCGAAGGCTGA
- the metG gene encoding methionine--tRNA ligase, with translation MSEPRKILVTSALPYANGSIHLGHMLEYIQTDMWVRFQKHRGNQCIYVCADDAHGSAIMLRAEKEGITPEQLIANVQAEHSADFAEFLVDFDNFHSTHAEENRELSSHIYIKLRDAGHIAQRSITQYFDPEKKMFLADRFIKGTCPKCGTEDQYGDNCEKCGATYAPTDLKDPKSAISGATPVLKDSQHFFFKLPDFQQMLQTWTRSGTLQDAVANKIAEWLDAGLQQWDISRDAPYFGFEIPGEPGKYFYVWLDAPIGYMASFKNLCDRTPDLDFDAFWAKDSTAELYHFIGKDIVNFHALFWPAMLEGAGYRKPTGINVHGYLTVNGQKMSKSRGTFIKARTYLDHLSPEYLRYYYAAKLGRGVDDLDLNLEDFVQKVNSDLVGKVVNIASRCAGFIQKGNAGLLVGTNAAPELTEAFLAAAPSIADAYEARDFARAMRETMALADRANAWIADKAPWSLNKQEGKQDEVQAICATAINLFRQLVIFLKPVLPLLAADAEAFLNVAPLTWNDHTTLLANHQLNEFKPLMTRIDPVKVQAMSDASKEDLTASQTDTGAAAPAGNGELAKDPLSPEIDFDAFAAIDLRVALIVKAEHVEGADKLLRLTLDIGDEQRNVFSGIKSAYPDPSKLDGRLTMMIANLKPRKMKFGISEGMVMAAGPGGEEIYLLSPDSGAKPGQRIK, from the coding sequence ATGTCCGAACCACGCAAGATCCTCGTCACCAGCGCCCTGCCCTACGCCAACGGTTCGATTCACCTTGGCCATATGCTGGAATATATCCAGACCGATATGTGGGTGCGCTTCCAGAAGCATCGCGGCAATCAATGCATTTACGTCTGCGCCGACGACGCCCACGGTTCGGCGATCATGCTGCGCGCGGAAAAGGAAGGCATCACCCCGGAACAACTGATCGCCAATGTGCAGGCTGAACACAGCGCCGACTTTGCCGAGTTCCTGGTCGATTTCGACAACTTCCACTCCACTCACGCCGAAGAAAACCGTGAGCTGTCGAGCCATATCTACATCAAGCTGCGTGACGCCGGGCACATCGCCCAACGTTCGATCACCCAGTATTTCGACCCGGAAAAGAAAATGTTCCTGGCCGACCGCTTCATCAAGGGCACCTGCCCGAAATGTGGCACTGAAGACCAGTACGGCGACAACTGCGAAAAATGCGGCGCGACCTACGCACCGACTGACCTGAAGGATCCGAAGTCGGCCATCTCTGGCGCCACCCCGGTGCTCAAGGATTCCCAGCACTTCTTCTTCAAGCTGCCAGACTTCCAGCAAATGCTGCAAACCTGGACCCGCAGCGGCACCCTTCAGGATGCCGTCGCCAACAAGATCGCCGAATGGCTGGACGCCGGCCTGCAACAGTGGGACATCTCCCGCGATGCGCCGTACTTCGGTTTCGAGATTCCGGGCGAGCCGGGCAAGTATTTCTACGTGTGGCTGGACGCGCCGATCGGATACATGGCCAGCTTCAAGAACCTTTGCGATCGCACGCCGGATCTGGATTTCGACGCGTTTTGGGCCAAGGATTCCACCGCCGAGCTGTACCACTTCATCGGCAAGGACATCGTCAACTTCCACGCGCTGTTCTGGCCAGCGATGCTCGAAGGCGCGGGCTACCGCAAGCCGACCGGCATCAATGTGCACGGCTACCTGACCGTCAACGGCCAGAAGATGTCGAAATCGCGCGGCACCTTCATCAAGGCCCGCACCTATCTCGATCACCTGTCGCCTGAATACCTGCGCTACTACTACGCGGCCAAACTGGGCCGTGGCGTCGATGACCTCGATCTGAACCTCGAAGACTTCGTGCAGAAGGTCAACTCCGACCTGGTCGGCAAAGTGGTCAACATCGCCAGCCGTTGCGCCGGTTTCATTCAGAAAGGCAACGCTGGCCTGCTGGTCGGCACCAATGCCGCGCCAGAACTGACCGAGGCGTTCCTCGCTGCCGCGCCAAGCATTGCCGACGCCTACGAGGCCCGCGATTTCGCCCGCGCCATGCGTGAAACCATGGCCTTGGCCGACCGCGCCAACGCCTGGATCGCCGACAAGGCGCCGTGGTCGTTGAACAAGCAGGAAGGCAAGCAGGATGAAGTCCAGGCGATCTGCGCCACCGCCATCAACCTGTTCCGCCAATTGGTGATCTTCCTCAAACCGGTACTACCGCTGCTGGCCGCCGATGCCGAGGCGTTCCTCAATGTCGCCCCGCTGACCTGGAACGACCACACCACACTGCTGGCCAACCACCAGTTGAACGAATTCAAGCCGTTGATGACCCGCATCGACCCGGTGAAAGTACAAGCCATGTCCGACGCCTCGAAAGAAGACCTGACCGCCAGCCAGACCGACACCGGCGCCGCCGCCCCTGCGGGCAATGGCGAACTGGCCAAGGACCCGCTGTCACCGGAAATCGACTTCGATGCCTTTGCCGCGATCGACCTGCGCGTCGCATTGATCGTCAAGGCCGAACACGTGGAGGGTGCCGACAAGCTGCTGCGCCTGACACTGGATATCGGTGACGAGCAACGCAACGTGTTCTCGGGCATCAAGAGCGCTTACCCGGATCCGTCCAAGCTCGATGGTCGCCTGACGATGATGATCGCCAACCTCAAGCCACGGAAAATGAAGTTCGGTATCTCCGAAGGCATGGTGATGGCAGCCGGCCCTGGCGGTGAAGAGATCTACCTGCTGAGCCCGGACAGCGGCGCCAAGCCGGGTCAACGCATCAAGTAA